The following proteins come from a genomic window of Amaranthus tricolor cultivar Red isolate AtriRed21 chromosome 14, ASM2621246v1, whole genome shotgun sequence:
- the LOC130799794 gene encoding uncharacterized protein LOC130799794 isoform X1 has product MTTSVSAVLGGVSALQLSKTRDAKTKCSTVVVGVSGFARSITSCSSPNHPRLSVCQTASSFSMCRLKDFHKLAIPSKRHYFVLTPCCCSASTEINPEESSIDIQLPRRRLLVQFTCGACGERTERLINRLAYERGTVFVQALTPILLLILAVLFICIRLMEATPSVWKSF; this is encoded by the exons ATGACGACTTCAGTTTCTGCTGTACTCGGTGGTGTTTCGGCTCTACAACTTAGCAAAACTAGGGATGCAAAGACAAAGTGTTCAACAGTTGTTGTTGGTGTTTCCGGATTTGCTCGGTCAATTACTTCTTGTTCTAGCCCGAATCATCCTCGATTAAGTGTTTGCCAAACTGCTTCCAGCTTTTCCATGTGCAG GCTAAAAGATTTTCACAAATTAGCAATACCATCCAAGAGACATTACTTTGTACTTACACCTTGTTGCTGTAGTGCTAGTACAGAAATTAACCCAGAG GAATCAAGCATTGATATACAGCTTCCTAGAAGAAGATTGCTTGTACAATTTACTTGTGGTGCTTGTGGTGAAAGAACAGAGCGACTAATAAATAGATTAGCCTATGAACGAGGAACTGTGTTTGTCCAG GCTCTCACTCCAATACTTCTATTGATACTAGCAGTCCTCTTTATTTGCATCCGTCTGATGGAAGCAACTCCATCAGTGTGGAAAAGCTTTTAG
- the LOC130799752 gene encoding uncharacterized protein LOC130799752, whose protein sequence is MGKENNAVSSMDIDIDKLDQPKFSINVLQLLKSAQMQHGLRHGDYTRYRRYCTARLRRLYKSLKFTHGRGKYSRKVITESTVIDVRFLHILLYTSERAWSHAMEKRQLTGHPKRRQHIYLIGRLRKAVKWATLFAQLCAIKGDSRTSLEAEAYASYMKGNLLFEQDQNWEMALRNFKSARAVYEELGKYGDLENQLLCRERVEELEPSIRYCLHKIGQSNLQASELLQIGEMEGPALDLFKSKLEAVMAEARSQQAASMTEFNWLGQRFPISNPKTRVSILKAQELEQNLYSSADSVSAEKKLAIYDKIFSAYHDARSCIRNDLVTAGSAENVKDDLNGLDKAVSAIVGLRTIERNQLLVSIFKSKLNRSRDDKNEKVTKPEELVRLYDLLLQNVADLSDLVTSGRDRKPEEVAFAEECALKSSAFRAERCFYSAKSYSLAGKRAEAYLLYSRALSLAENAMQKLQSIANSEQEIIMAELKTLHCQCRSNICIEHAAGILEEQKGPEKLSKRISTLSLTAAEKKDKFLAEKLDVFKPAVSDSSTKVPPRIEAFPPAFQAIPRNPIVLDLAYNMIDFPSLENRMKKVRGGFMSKFWR, encoded by the exons ATGGGGAAAGAAAATAATGCAGTTTCTTCCATGGATATTGACATTGACAAGTTGGATCAACCTAAATTTTCCATTAATG TTTTACAGCTGTTGAAATCTGCTCAAATGCAGCATGGACTTCGCCATGGTGATTATACTCGCTATAG ACGGTACTGCACAGCTCGTTTGAGAAGACTGTACAAGTCCCTCAAGTTTACCCATGGCCGTGGAAAATACAGCCGGAAAGTTATTACTGAGAGCACTGTTATTGATGTAAG GTTTCTCCATATTCTTCTCTATACTTCAGAAAGAGCATGGAGCCATGCTATGGAGAAAAGACAACTAACAGGTCATCCAAAACGACGCCAGCACATCTATCTAATTGGCAGATTAAGGAAAGCTGTAAAATGGGCTACTCTTTTTGCACAGCTTTGTGCTATCAAGGGAGATTCGAGAACCTCTTTGGAAGCTGAG GCATATGCATCATATATGAAAGGTAACTTGTTGTTCGAGCAAGATCAGAACTGGGAAATGGCATTAAGAAATTTCAAGAGTGCCAG GGCGGTCTATGAAGAGCTGGGGAAGTATGGAGACCTAGAAAATCAGCTTCTCTGTCGTGAACGTGTAGAGGAGTTAGAGCCTAGTATTAGGTATTGCTTACACAAAATTGGTCAGTCCAACCTGCAAGCTTCAGAACTTCTGCAGATTGGTGAAATGGAGGGGCCAGCACTGGACCTTTTCAAATCGAAATTGGAG GCTGTTATGGCTGAGGCGAGATCTCAACAGGCTGCTTCAATGACAGAGTTCAATTGGCTCGGGCAGAGGTTTCCTATTTCCAATCCTAAGACAAGGGTTTCCATTCTAAAAG CTCAGGAATTGGAGCAGAATCTGTATAGTTCTGCTGACTCAGTGTCAGCTGAGAAAAAACTTGCAATCTACGATAAAATTTTTTCTGCTTATCATGATGCTAGAAGTTGCATTCGTAATGATTTG GTCACTGCAGGCAGTGCTGAAAATGTAAAAGATGATTTAAACGGACTTGACAAAGCTGTAAGTGCTATTGTTGGACTGCGTACTATAGAGAGGAACCAACTCTTAGTCAGTATTTTCAAGAGCAAACTTAACAGAAGCCGTGATgacaaaaatgaaaaagttacCAAACCCGAGGAACTTGTTCGCTTGTATGATCTTCTATTACAA AATGTTGCGGATCTATCTGATTTAGTGACTTCTGGCAGAGATAGGAAACCGGAGGAAGTGGCATTTGCGGAGGAATGTGCTCTCAAAAGTTCAGCTTTCCGAGCAGAAAG GTGCTTTTACTCGGCAAAATCCTACAGTTTGGCAGGAAAGAGAGCCGAAGCATACTTATTATATTCTCGCGCACTTTCTCTTGCTGAAAATGCAATGCAAAAGCTACAGAGCATCGCAAACAGTGAACAG GAAATAATCATGGCAGAGTTGAAGACATTACATTGTCAGTGCAGATCAAACATTTGCATAGAACATGCTGCAGGAATCTTGGAAGAGCAGAAGGGTCCTGAAAAACTTTCCAAAAGGATATCCACTTTGTCTCTGACCGCAGCAGAAAAGAAG GATAAGTTTCTTGCTGAGAAACTCGATGTGTTCAAGCCAGCTGTCAGTGACTCCAGCACAAAAGTACCTCCCCGTATAGAAGCTTTCCCTCCAGCTTTCCAGGCGATCCCAAGGAATCCAATCGTTCTTGATCTTGCTTATAACATGATTGATTTCCCGTCACTTGAAAACAGGATGAAGAAGGTGAGAGGCGGCTTCATGAGTAAGTTTTGGCGATAA